In a single window of the Mucilaginibacter defluvii genome:
- the kdsA gene encoding 3-deoxy-8-phosphooctulonate synthase — MLFEQIRQKPFFILGPCVMESQELLYTVAEKVAEVGQKFNVPVIFKSSFDKANRTSIHSYRGPGLEKGLEMLNNVKERFGLPILTDIHESHQAAVVGEVVDVLQIPAFLCRQTDLLVAAAQTGKIVNVKKAQFLSGADMFYPAQKVIEAGNNQVILTERGNMYGYNNLAVDFRNIYDMKAFGHPVCMDCTHSVQRPGGAGGKTGGDRTFVPMMALASKAFGADGYFMEVHPDPDNALSDGPNMLKLHDLEKVIATLV, encoded by the coding sequence ATGTTGTTTGAACAAATACGGCAAAAGCCATTCTTTATATTAGGTCCCTGCGTTATGGAGAGCCAGGAACTGCTATACACCGTTGCCGAAAAAGTTGCCGAAGTAGGGCAAAAATTTAATGTGCCGGTAATATTCAAATCATCGTTTGATAAGGCTAACCGTACATCTATCCACTCATACCGTGGTCCGGGTTTAGAGAAGGGTTTAGAGATGCTGAATAATGTAAAGGAGCGCTTTGGCTTACCCATATTGACCGATATACACGAAAGCCACCAGGCAGCAGTAGTGGGCGAGGTGGTTGATGTGTTGCAGATACCAGCCTTTTTATGCCGCCAAACCGATCTGTTGGTTGCTGCCGCGCAAACCGGTAAAATTGTGAACGTTAAAAAAGCGCAGTTTCTTTCAGGGGCGGATATGTTTTATCCGGCCCAAAAGGTAATTGAGGCCGGTAATAACCAAGTGATATTGACCGAGCGTGGTAACATGTACGGCTACAATAACCTGGCAGTTGATTTTAGGAATATCTATGATATGAAAGCTTTTGGCCACCCCGTTTGTATGGATTGTACCCACTCGGTACAGCGCCCGGGTGGTGCAGGCGGCAAAACCGGCGGCGACCGTACCTTTGTACCCATGATGGCCCTTGCCTCTAAAGCATTTGGCGCTGACGGTTACTTTATGGAAGTACACCCCGACCCCGACAATGCTCTAAGCGACGGCCCCAATATGCTCAAACTCCACGACCTGGAAAAAGTAATAGCAACACTGGTGTAA